DNA sequence from the Acinonyx jubatus isolate Ajub_Pintada_27869175 chromosome A3, VMU_Ajub_asm_v1.0, whole genome shotgun sequence genome:
acttcggctcaggtcacgatctcgcggtcggtgagtttgagccccgcgtcaggctctgggctgatggctcagagccgggagcctgcttccgattcggtgtctccctctctctctgcccctcccccgttcatgctctgtctctctgtctcaaaaagaaatgttaaaaaaaaaaattaaaaaaaaatatggctgtTATGATTTATTGCTACAGCTTATGTTATTTGAAAATGCAGTTAATATTTTCTTGTTGaactgtatttcttttcaaatatcaaCTTAATAAACTGTTACTACATCTATTCTGTCATAAAGAataggtttttatattttttcagaacTGTAAAATTTTCCTGCTagtgtttttgttccttttaaagcAAACTTAATTTGTACATAAAATTCCTTACGGAAACTAGCTAGTTACCTTATATCATCTATTTTCTTCTATATGGGTATTTAATTCTATAGGGTATTTAATCCCTAACATATTGTTCTGAATTTTAGTAGTTATTTctatgtatgtaatttttatgCAAAACATACATAAAGCTTTCTAATAGAGTTCAGTTTTTGAGAGCATAGGTTCAGGATTCAATGACGTCTTAGTTTGAATTCCTTCTCTACCATTGCCTATCTGTGAAACTTTGGAGAAGTAATTTCATCTCTTTAACAtcagttcttggggtgcctgggtggctcagtcaattgtccaactttgactcagatcatgatcttgtggtttgtaaattcaagccccgcgtcaggctctgtgctgatagctcagagcctggagcctgcttcagattctctgtctccctttctctctgcccctcccccactcacactctgtcgctgtctttcaaaaatgaataaacgttaaaacataaaattcttcatctgtaaaacagggatgataATAATTCTTATACagatttatattctcttttatatTCTTCCTATTCTCTGTTGCATATAATCTGCAACTACTTTGTAAGAATTTGTCAATTATTAATGTCAGTTTGGGGTTCTGCTTTAAATTTCAGATAACTTAGGATAGTTACTTCCTGACCATGGCTATAACTTAATACTGTTAGTGACTGACTACGTGCTGGTAATGATAAAAGGCATTCTTGGATTGTGTGCCATTCTGTTTTGTTAGCACAGATTGGATGCTACTTAGGGTTATTGGATATGTTGGGCAAGGAGGAGGACCTAGCAGGATTTTAGTTCTATGTGACTGTTTTAcatgcttaaaaaaattgtacTATTTATATTTAGTTCCTGAACAACAGCTGCTTGATATTGAAGATTGCGACCTCAATGTGGTGAGATTATGTTTTCAAGTTTTcctccctgatgaacatggtaATTTGACAACTGCTCTACCTCCTGTTGTCTCTAACCCAATTTATGACAACCGTAagtactttattttcttatatttatagcATTAGCTTATGGggttttttagtttaattttttatagtattttggCAATTAGAAAAAAGTATGATCATTGTAAGAAAAATTCAAGTATTACTAAAATAATAGGAGTAATCTTCTCtgatctcctcctcctccaaagaTAATCACTATCCTCAGGTATGTTTAACcagtttcttcatatataaaaacaaaccatCGTTTTCACACAATGTATTTTcggcaactttaaaaaaaatcacagatcctttaaaaaaaatttttttttttctcttagcaatATATCTTCAGCCTTTTCCCCCTTTAGGTACCTTATTCTTTCCAGTAACTGCATATTTCTTTATATGGCTATATCACAATTTTGTGAAATCATTACCTTATTACAAGACatttggtttgcttccttcttgaCTTTTTTCTCTAACAAATTGTACTTCAGTAAATATATCCTGTATGTGCATATTTTATGCAGATGTGTCTCTagcataattttataaaagtagAAATGTTGGCAAATGCTAGATCAAAGGATATGGATATTTGTAGTTTTAGAAGATTATGAAATTGCCCTcaaagtttttgtgtgtgtgtgtgtgtgtgtgtgtgtgtgtgtgtgtgtgtgtgtatttgcttttATATGCATCCACTCATGGTATATGACTGCCTGTGTTGCATGTAGAAGCATAGTGGAGCATAGGCCTATAAAGGTGGATCAGAGTATCCTCATCATGGAGAACTTTGAATTGCCAGGGAGAATTGTTGAAATTGTATTCCTATACATGTCAGCATGAAATTGCATTGCTATAGGGTTATAGTCATGATTGAAGAGATTAATCTGGTGACACTGTGTAGGATGGATTGAAAGAATCCGAATTTAGAAACAGGGAGATTTAACTAGAGGACCTGTTATTGCCGAGAAATGAAGTCACAAGGCTCTAAACCAGTTTGGGCAATgtagttaaaaaaggaaaggacagatgTGGATTATTAATGTTTTTAGTGTCCTTAATTTATTTATACACTAAAGCTTTTATCTGTCCTGTAAGTTGTTTTCCTAGAATTCTCACcgtaaaaaatgagtaaaaaatattactaattaaaaaaatcctttatgtTTAGGTGCTCCAAATACTGCAGAATTAAGGATTTGTCGTGTAAACAAGAACTGTGGAAGTGTCAGAGGAGGAGATGAAATATTTCTACTATGTGATAAAGTTcagaaaggtatttatttatttgtttcattgcATTTAGAATATACAGATCTTCCTGGGCTTACAGTGAGGTTACACCATGATAAACTCACTGTAAATTGAAACTAATCTTAAATTGAAAATGCAGTTAATACACCTAACCTgccaaacatcatagcttagcctagcctaccttaaacatgccCATAACACTTACATTAGCATGCAGTTGGGCAAAATGacctaacacaaagcctatttataataaagtattgaatATGTCGTGTAATTTATTGAaaactgtactgaaagtgaaaaacagttGTGTCAGTTGTTGACCCTCCTGATCAGGTGGCTGACGTGGCttgctgccactgcccagcatctTCAGAGTATTGTACTGCATATTGCTAGCCCAGAAAAGATCAAAATCTGAAGTACactttctactgaatgcatattgctTTCATGCCATCATAAAGTCAAGAGGTTGTTAAGTTGAACCATTGTAAGTTGGGgaccattttatttcatatttatttagagagagaaagagcacgtgtgggcaagcagcagaggggtagagagagagaatcccaagcaggccctgcgctgtcagcacagagcccatcacaaaccatgagatcatgacctaagctcaattgactgagccacccattcgcCCCCAATCTGTACTTTAGATTAacagatggattttgttttcccattgctatttctttgcttttgtatTCACTAGATGACATAGAAGTTCGGTTTGTGTTGAACGATTGGGAAGCAAAAGGTATCTTTTCACAAGCTGATGTACACCGTCAAGTAGCCATTGTTTTTAAGACTCCACCATATTGCAGAGCTATAACAGAACCAGTAACAGTAAAAATGCAGCTGCGGAGACCTTCTGACCAGGAAGTTAGTGAATCCATGGATTTTAGATATCTGCCAGACGAAAAAGGTACGATTTCTTGGTGGTAAggttttatacatttctttcatttttttttaacgtttacttatttttaagtaaaataagagagcacaagcatgtgggtgcgagtgaggaaggggcagagagagggggacagagaggatccaaagccggctccacgctgacagcagagttcaaagctgggctcaaactcacgaactgtgagatcatgacctgagctgaaatcggatgcttaaccaaatgagctacccagtcaccccagtatatatttcttaaagttagttctcctaataacattttcttattaGATACATTTGAATACAGTAGTGTTTATTCatgatttacattttatttcctgaaagTTTTCAGCTGATTTTTTACCAATTGATCTTTATGCTCTTTTGCATCTCTTTCTTTAGAAAGGAATCTGGAATAGTTTCAAAGTATCCGAACTGttcatcaaaatttattttatatttgaggttCTGTTTTTGTCCTTATCATGCCCTTTTTATAGGTGGAAAACTTGCCACTCAGAAACTGGTCTTCATTTTGGTTTGGTCCTTAATCTGCCCTTATTGTGTTAGTTGACATTGTTGACTTATAGGTgttataagaaaacaagatgagTATTATACCTTTTACTGCTAACTTGGGACACATTCTGCAATACTTACTAAAtccatattatatatgtatatttaaagcattttctgTATGGGAATAAAACACCTATTTAGTTGTTGAAGGAGAGGCAGCACAATCCTATGATGATTCACatactttcctgctttctttttaaccAGATACTTATGGcaataaagcaaagaaacaaaaaacaactctacTTTTCCAGAAACTGTGGCAAGATTGTGGTAAGAGTATTTTGGattgatttgtatttaaatagATTTGGGGGTTTTTACTTTAtcccattttccaaattttaactgatgttatttttaaaattgcgtttaataatgaaaaaacttTATCACAACAGTTAATTTTCCTGAAAGACCTAGACCTGGTCTAGGATCAACTGGAGAAGGACGATTCATCAAAAAAGGTATTTCATCCCCTGTAGACTATTCCTTAAATGGTCAAAAGATCAGTGCTTTGCACAGTATATTGGAATTCCATTCTTAAGAATGAAAACTGCTTCTTTGCTATTTTCCATTCCCACAAATTATTTCATGCtttgaatattaaatgaattGATCTCCATTTAAGGTCCTGTTGGAAACTATGATTATGTTTTTGGGATTCATTGTTTGAGAAATTACATTTGTTCGTATGGTggtaattttacttaattatgGTGTGTCATGGAAGAAGTGGTTTGGATCTGGCGGGTCGCTTATCTTTAAAGTTTTACTGGGACACAGCCACGCTCGTTTGATgacatattgtctgtggctggtTTTTTTTGCATTACAGTGGCAGAACTGAGTAGTTCTAACAGAGGCTGTATGGCCCACAGAGGCTAAAATATTTGGCTGTTTATAGAAAAAAAGTTGTGAACCTCTGGTTTAGATCATTCAACCAGGGTTATTTAATTAGAAGTCTTTCGTTCCCCTTAACATTCTTAAATCAGTGCTTTTTCCTGGTTGAGTATGTATAGTAGtcatatactatataaataaatacagaatccTTAGTTTCTTTCTGACTGGGAATTATGTGGTACTTTAGAGTTCTAGCTTAATAGATCTTAGCAAGTTATGTGGATTTTTCAATCATCCCTAATGAGCATTTCCTCCATCCCTCCATTTTCTCCTAAAAATAGTGAATTTGAAAGGTTTTGGCTATTTAGATTCCCATTAcctgaaattctgatttttttttttaatgctttattttttaaagtaatctctacgctcaatgttggggctcgaactcacaaccccaagatcaagagtcacatgctctattgactgagccagcccgggaCCCCTGAAattctgggatttatttttcacttttcaaaaataCCTTTCTAGGGCCTCAGAAGCTAGATTTTCATATTTAACTGGAGTGAAGTTAATTATGCCCAAATAACTTACAAAATTAAAGGTATTTGTAAAACAGCGTTACAGAACGCAGCTTTAGACTCATGTAATAATTTTAGTgcaatttactatttttatctaAACTGTTACATCAGTGTCCttgaaagttttctttattagtgtgtttatgctattttaatttagagatattttttatacttttatttcagttttgtaaaaatgtattttcctccccACAGAATCCAACTTTTCTCATGGTGCAGTTTTGACAGATATGTCCAGGACCTCAGGCATTTCAAGCCAAGCAGACTCCTACTATTCCTCGTCTGTGTCCATCTCGAGTGCGTTGTCACATCATACTTCAGCCATACCTGCAATGGTATCTCAGCCTTCAAGCTGGTCTTCAGGGGCCCACCCCACCTCACGCTCAGTCAACACAAATCCACTGAGTAGTTTTTCAACGGGGACACTTTCCTCTAATTCACAAGGTGTCTCACCATATCTGGAAATACCTCTTGTGAGTGATTTGAATGCCTCTAATGCTTGCATTTATAACAATGCTAATGACATAGGCAGAATGGAAGCATCATCCATGTCATCAGCTGATTTATATGGTATTTCTGATGCCAACATGCTACCGAATTGCCCTGTGAATATGAATGACAGCATGAGGGAGTCTGATAATCCAAGACTTGTGAGCATGAATCTTGAAAACCCCTCATGTAATTCAGTGTTAGACCCGAGAGACTTGAGACAGCTCCATCAGATGTCCTCTTCCAGTCTGTCAGCAGGCGCCAGTTCCAGTACTACGGCTTTTGTTGCACAGTCCGAGGCATTTGAGGGATCTGATTTCAATTGTACAGATAACAGTATGATGAATGAGTCAGGGCCATCAAACGGTACTAATCCAAACAGTCATGGCTTTGTTCATAGTCAGTATTCGGGTATTGGCACTATGCAGAGTGAGCAATTGAGCGACTCATTCGCgtttgaatatttttaaggtaACTTGTGCGATTTAAATGGTTACTCAAGATTTAAATCCTTTGACAtgtttgtaaccatttttatgtTACCTATATAgatacagtattttatatttctctgagaCTATAacatagggttttgttttgttttgtttttcatttaaaagatgaCAGTTCAAAACTTCTTTATCAGAGAGAAGTATAAAACTTTGGGGATGTAGGGCCTTCCTCTAACAGGCAGGCGATCTTGGCTCTGGAGCTCCTTGTTGAGCTGGCAGAGAATTTGTCAGGATATAATGAAAGATGAATCTTCAATGCTGAAGCTACAGCTTGAAAGAGAGGGATGAAATCATTTCCTAActtcaggaagaggaggaaaaattcCAGCATTTACAGAAGAACTTTTGCTTCAAAGAGTAGATAAATCTACACAGACTGAACTTCTAGGCTAGGATGCCCTATAGAGTCTGACATCCGATGAAGGTTTATTAAACTAGCACATACTTCAGCTTAGGCTAAATCATTATTTGACATAAGTGTATAAAGTACATGTTAAATATCGAATAAAACCAATTTTCCcgttaacaccccccccccccacacacacacacacaactttggGTATATTGAATATAAAGCTAGAAAGTACCATAAAAGGACAATtctgaaatggaaatttaaaaggaccttactgtttcttcttttgaaacaTGTGACCTGATGCTGTGTGTAGTGCGAATTCTGTCTTTAGAGTCCTATCCCATTTCCCCATGACAGAATGAGaaggagaaggtgagagagagcaaggctCTAGTTTTTccaaatatacttttttatacttcttttataTTGTATTAATGTATTCTTAGGTAAATGAATTAACTGATATTTGCTTTTAAGCAAATTTAAGGTGAAACCTGTAATGACTATGTCATTGGAAAAATgaattacttattatttttgagacccATGGGCCAAGGTGACCCCTAAGGGGTTTTCTGgagtttcttagattttttttttttttttttttagagagagagagagagagtatgagctgggggaaggggcagaaggaaagagaatcttaagcaggctccacactccttgtggagcccaatgcaggggttgatcccatgaccctgggatcatgacctaagctgaaaccaagagtgggatgcttaaccagctaagccacccaggtgcccctgagtttcttaaatttatat
Encoded proteins:
- the REL gene encoding proto-oncogene c-Rel → MASGGYNPCIEIIEQPRQRGMRFRYKCEGRSAGSIPGEHSTDNNRTYPSIQIMNYYGKGKVRITLVTKNDPYKPHPHDLVGKDCRDGYYEAEFGQERRPLFFQNLGIRCVKKKEVKEAIISRIRAGINPFNVPEQQLLDIEDCDLNVVRLCFQVFLPDEHGNLTTALPPVVSNPIYDNRAPNTAELRICRVNKNCGSVRGGDEIFLLCDKVQKDDIEVRFVLNDWEAKGIFSQADVHRQVAIVFKTPPYCRAITEPVTVKMQLRRPSDQEVSESMDFRYLPDEKDTYGNKAKKQKTTLLFQKLWQDCVNFPERPRPGLGSTGEGRFIKKESNFSHGAVLTDMSRTSGISSQADSYYSSSVSISSALSHHTSAIPAMVSQPSSWSSGAHPTSRSVNTNPLSSFSTGTLSSNSQGVSPYLEIPLVSDLNASNACIYNNANDIGRMEASSMSSADLYGISDANMLPNCPVNMNDSMRESDNPRLVSMNLENPSCNSVLDPRDLRQLHQMSSSSLSAGASSSTTAFVAQSEAFEGSDFNCTDNSMMNESGPSNGTNPNSHGFVHSQYSGIGTMQSEQLSDSFAFEYF